In a genomic window of Callithrix jacchus isolate 240 chromosome 22, calJac240_pri, whole genome shotgun sequence:
- the MBD3L1 gene encoding methyl-CpG-binding domain protein 3-like 1 isoform X2 has protein sequence MTAVAMASQYKRKRNVMAKSSQRKQHDCVNQCKSKLDLSTSIPLRLSSYTFKRPVTRITSHPGNEVRYHQWEESLEKPQQVCWQKRLQGLQAYSSAGELLSTLDLANTLQKLAPLCKGASLLGKLAGGLEHSCPMPPLACSSGAAETIPGEGVGVSQLLCEQFVVTEEDIRKQEGKVKTVRERLVIALNADRLANEAEKVRDQEACPEKHNEKKGR, from the exons ATGACGGCAGTAGCCATGGCGTCACAG tataagaggaaaagaaatgtgATGGCTAAGAGTTCACAGAGGAAGCAGCATGACTGTGTAAACCAATGCAAATCAAAGCTCGACTTGAGCACCTCAATCCCTCTGAGACTGTCCAGTTACACATTCAAGAGGCCAGTTACGAGAATTACATCCCATCCTGGCAATGAGGTTAGATACCATCAATGGGAGGAGAGCTTGGAGAAGCCCCAACAGGTCTGCTGGCAGAAGAGACTGCAAGGACTCCAGGCCTACAGCAGTGCAGGAGAACTTTTAAGTACTTTGGATCTTGCCAACACCTTGCAAAAACTCGCACCTCTTTGCAAAGGTGCCTCTCTGCTGGGGAAGCTTGCTGGTGGTCTGGAGCACTCCTGCCCCATGCCCCCACTTGCCTGCTCTTCAGGTGCGGCGGAGACAATTCCCGGAGAGGGAGTGGGTGTCTCACAGCTCCTCTGCGAACAGTTTGTGGTCACTGAGGAAGATATCAGGAAACAGGAGGGGAAAGTGAAGACAGTCAGAGAGAGACTCGTAATAGCATTGAACGCCGACAGACTTGCTAATGAGGCAGAGAAAGTGAGAGACCAAGAAGCCTGTCCTGAAAAACACAACGAGAAAAAGGGAAGATAG
- the MBD3L1 gene encoding methyl-CpG-binding domain protein 3-like 1 isoform X1, with translation MVSQEAGLQQRERERYKRKRNVMAKSSQRKQHDCVNQCKSKLDLSTSIPLRLSSYTFKRPVTRITSHPGNEVRYHQWEESLEKPQQVCWQKRLQGLQAYSSAGELLSTLDLANTLQKLAPLCKGASLLGKLAGGLEHSCPMPPLACSSGAAETIPGEGVGVSQLLCEQFVVTEEDIRKQEGKVKTVRERLVIALNADRLANEAEKVRDQEACPEKHNEKKGR, from the exons ATGGTGTCCCAGGAAGCAGGTCTacagcagagggagagagaaagg tataagaggaaaagaaatgtgATGGCTAAGAGTTCACAGAGGAAGCAGCATGACTGTGTAAACCAATGCAAATCAAAGCTCGACTTGAGCACCTCAATCCCTCTGAGACTGTCCAGTTACACATTCAAGAGGCCAGTTACGAGAATTACATCCCATCCTGGCAATGAGGTTAGATACCATCAATGGGAGGAGAGCTTGGAGAAGCCCCAACAGGTCTGCTGGCAGAAGAGACTGCAAGGACTCCAGGCCTACAGCAGTGCAGGAGAACTTTTAAGTACTTTGGATCTTGCCAACACCTTGCAAAAACTCGCACCTCTTTGCAAAGGTGCCTCTCTGCTGGGGAAGCTTGCTGGTGGTCTGGAGCACTCCTGCCCCATGCCCCCACTTGCCTGCTCTTCAGGTGCGGCGGAGACAATTCCCGGAGAGGGAGTGGGTGTCTCACAGCTCCTCTGCGAACAGTTTGTGGTCACTGAGGAAGATATCAGGAAACAGGAGGGGAAAGTGAAGACAGTCAGAGAGAGACTCGTAATAGCATTGAACGCCGACAGACTTGCTAATGAGGCAGAGAAAGTGAGAGACCAAGAAGCCTGTCCTGAAAAACACAACGAGAAAAAGGGAAGATAG
- the MBD3L1 gene encoding methyl-CpG-binding domain protein 3-like 1 isoform X3, with protein MAKSSQRKQHDCVNQCKSKLDLSTSIPLRLSSYTFKRPVTRITSHPGNEVRYHQWEESLEKPQQVCWQKRLQGLQAYSSAGELLSTLDLANTLQKLAPLCKGASLLGKLAGGLEHSCPMPPLACSSGAAETIPGEGVGVSQLLCEQFVVTEEDIRKQEGKVKTVRERLVIALNADRLANEAEKVRDQEACPEKHNEKKGR; from the coding sequence ATGGCTAAGAGTTCACAGAGGAAGCAGCATGACTGTGTAAACCAATGCAAATCAAAGCTCGACTTGAGCACCTCAATCCCTCTGAGACTGTCCAGTTACACATTCAAGAGGCCAGTTACGAGAATTACATCCCATCCTGGCAATGAGGTTAGATACCATCAATGGGAGGAGAGCTTGGAGAAGCCCCAACAGGTCTGCTGGCAGAAGAGACTGCAAGGACTCCAGGCCTACAGCAGTGCAGGAGAACTTTTAAGTACTTTGGATCTTGCCAACACCTTGCAAAAACTCGCACCTCTTTGCAAAGGTGCCTCTCTGCTGGGGAAGCTTGCTGGTGGTCTGGAGCACTCCTGCCCCATGCCCCCACTTGCCTGCTCTTCAGGTGCGGCGGAGACAATTCCCGGAGAGGGAGTGGGTGTCTCACAGCTCCTCTGCGAACAGTTTGTGGTCACTGAGGAAGATATCAGGAAACAGGAGGGGAAAGTGAAGACAGTCAGAGAGAGACTCGTAATAGCATTGAACGCCGACAGACTTGCTAATGAGGCAGAGAAAGTGAGAGACCAAGAAGCCTGTCCTGAAAAACACAACGAGAAAAAGGGAAGATAG